The genomic segment CCCAGCCTCCTCCTACCCAAATGGTCCACAACTCTTCTTACTCCCAAGTGAACTGCACAAATGGTTTTTGTCCCACTCCCACACTGTATAGCTCCCTTTATACAAAGGGATAAACCTCTCTCTGTGCCTTTTTTGCTCTCTCCATAGGGCTGAACAAGCTCCCCATGCTTCTGGGGGCTACTTTACTGCCCGTAGCAGACGTCTTTTCCTCTGAAGACTTAGAAATGTCAAGCTCATTTTCGTGTCCAAACGAATCAGAACCCACAGATAAAGGTGACCTGAGTGTGATTCCTGATCAcagttggttttttttgtttttttttttttcaaggcaGAGGGAAGGGGGTTACTTTCATCATCCTGGCACGCTCTCATTTGGATTCACAGgaacaagtcaaacaaaaagcgaaaagaaaaataataaataaatgacctAAGGAATCAGGATCCGATGGTATACACTTTGGAGTAAAAAGCTTTTGAAAATAGCCCCCTGTGATGCCTCAGTAGTGATCCCCATTTCCAGCGCAGTTGTGGTTTAACTGTCCCATTTCCCACTGTGGCTGGTAAAGCACTGATGATTTGCAACCAACCATTAGCATCACAGGACAGATTCTCAAAGTCCATTATTTAGTATTTATATATACAGGAGTCATCTGACCTTTTGCTGTCACATccattaaatgtgttaaaacacagacagtggtATGCcattatatgtttgttttatttttctgaccaTTAGACACTATAGTTAGTCTTATTAATCCAAAATATGTCCCGTCATTTTAGGTAACACCACAGTGAATTTTTGTTCCTGCATAGACCACTGTGCTGTTTAAATCTATTCTTTCTTGCTTTCAGGtttattatctgtttgtttacagtcacttccTATTTTATCCAGCATTTCCCTTCAGATTGTTACTTCAGTTTGAACAGATTCCTTCAGCGTTGTTATGCTAATGATTGTGTGCTCTCACAGTGGCTATTCATGGTAGTGACGTGTTTGTTCCTAAAACTTTTATATCCCCATCatacacactaaacacacactaTCCGTCATTCATTTTTCCTGTGATCTCTGGGATGGTCACCAAACATTGATTTAAAACAGAGGTTGTCCTTCACTAAACTACAATTTCTTTCCATTTGTACAAGGTTTAATGGCAGAGCTAGATTCATTATTAATGTTGCATCTTACAGACTATCACTTCACAACGAGAGAGGCCATGCAGAGGGGTATCGACAACGGAGACTTCATTGAGAACGCAGAGTTTTCTGGGAACATGTACGGAACAAGGTGAATATTTACACCTCTGCATGACTGTCACCACATTCTTAACCATGTGATCAATAGCATTCCTTAAAATTTCAACTTTCtgcacacatttatttatttacaaataaaaataaaataaatttgacttgacttgacatttCTCACTAAattactatttttttaaaagtaccCCAGTTCCATAAGCAACTTACTGTGTTAGCTGCCAAAAATTGatttcattaatgtttttaatgaatgattGTTTCAGACACTTTTCCACCCTGTCTTAAATGAgactttgacagaaaaaaaagagttaataTGAGTGATATTACAATAAGCCAATGAAATATCAGTGTCACACATATGAGACAAACttaattcaatttaaatttaGTCTGCTGCCTTGTATAAGAGAATATCCTCTGCCTGGGCCACAGGGATCAAGAGGATATATAATAGTCTGGTGACAGATGGAGCTTTAACTCCCATTAGGTCAAAAAGAGCAACGCTGCGGCTCAACGCTTCTTGTGTCACGTCTAATCTCTACCTCTTATTCTgaggataacacacacactgcggtCTGAGGAGCCCGGATCAATGTAGCAATATCCTCTTACCTTAGCCACTGCATGTGAGGAGCACAAAATTACATGATTACACATTCAGCGCATGTTTGGACACTGTCAAACCCACATCTGTTCATCTCTGTAATCCTGGTTATTTAACTAGGTTACCGTGTTTGGTGTCATTTCATTCTGTAACACTGCGCTATTTCTGTAGTAAATCTGCAATAGAAGACGTCCAGGCCAAGAACCTAATCTGCATCCTTGATGTGGACATCCAGGGGGTGAAGAGGATTAAACAGACTGACCTGAACCCCATCTACATCTCCATCCAGCCTCCTTCTATGGAGATCCTGGTAAATATCCAACTTCATATGATGCATTAATTACATGTGCCGGGTAGACAgttgtttgtttcatatttttgattGTCATATTAAACAGCAACAGTCGTAATTTTAATATATGTTGAAGATAATGtcttgctgtgttgttttttttcttaggaAAAACGTTTGAGGGAtaggcagacagaaacagaggagagttTACAGAAACGTCTGGAGGCAGCACGCATTGATATGGAGCTCAGTGAGTTTCTCAGCATCTCTGCTCGAACACGatgctgaaataaaaaagatCATTACGGCTGATTCACTTCTTCTTTCTAGGCAAGGAGCCGGGAGTGTTTGATGTTGTCATCATCAATGATGACTTAGAGAGGGCCTATGAGGAGCTGAAAGATATCCTCGATGAGGTgagtaaaagaataaaatgtccgggctctttttttttttttttttttaaataaatactttgCCACCATTGTCTGCCAGCTGTAGCAGACCTTTTTACTTTCATGATGCTTTAGACAAGATTGTTAATTTATCAGCAAAATGCTGAAGTATTCCTCAACTCTCTTTCTGCAGGAAATCAAAAAAGTTCAGGAGGCCAAATCATAAGAAGGAACCCTAGTCTTTATGCTGCTGGACGGAGAAAACCATCACTTGAGATTCCAGCCTGAATAAGCACATTTTCACTGACACACCTGAGATGTAAACTTCCATCTGaagaaaagtttgtttttcttttaccctTTACTTAAAAAGCTGATGCTCAGATGGAAAAGAGGGACTCTGAATTGTATTGTTTTCTCAACTAAGAGAATGGGGATTTGTTTTAGATTTAGAGCAATTAATGGTCAATATCTAGGTATGAAAATCTTAACCCAAAATTTCTGCCAGCTGGCTCAGCTgcacataaaagaaaaacaatagaaacaacTGCCAAATCCAGTGCTACAATTGGTCTTTACAGGCCCAGGTTTGGCACTGATCTATCCTCAAGTGTGGGGTGTGTGTCACCAGAcagtacacacactgcaaaacacTTAGATATTGTTCAGAAAATAgttacacttttatttattatgttgaAGTCTAATATAATGGAAATGGATTTACTCATAGTTAAGTGTGAAATCAAATTATGGTGGATTTGTATTAATGATAAATACTATGTGGTTAAAAAATGTACTCACATGCTGCACATTATTCAGTGATTACATGAAGGAAGTCTGGGCTAAAATCACTGCGTctgttacatttaaaacatttatatgtatgtttgtatgtgtgagacTGAATAAAGACTGTGAGGACAATGAAGGACAACTTCTGTGCCATTTAATTCAACTTTCATTCACTAACTCATTCAGATGGGTTGTTGATccaatatattattaatatgaaaCTTAGAAGCATTCAGTAAAACCTGCAAATCTAATCAATTTCCCATTTATACATTGTAATCTTAAGGTAGAATGTGtacagatttaaataaaatactgtatataactcTGCTTGAAATATATCGGCTTTCTGTACGGAGCAgaacagcagaaaacactgtcagacaAAACTTGCAACAAATGTTTCTCAtgtcacaaaacaaactgtgcaCTGTTGCACAGACTTTACCTTATCCCTGATCTGTTTCCATATaaatcaaagcaaacaaaatgcACCACACTCAAGTACAACCTAATAGGTTAAGTACATTCTGGAAACTCATTAAGACGCATCACATTTTATAATCAGAGgataataaaattatttttcaaaatctgACCACACAGCTGAGATGAAATGTGCTGCATATTGTTTAGAAAAAAACTGCTGGTGAAAGAAAatcatagcttttttttttttttttggcattgtTGCCTCACTGGAAGAAGGGACCCTGAAGTTTGATGTGGACCAGGTCTCgtttctcctccttctgctgGAGGTAAGCTTTAAGCTTGTCTGTGGAGAAACACACCTTGGAGGGTCGGGTTTTGTGTGGGACACGATGAGCACGCAGCCACGGGTTCTGGAGACACTCAGCTGCAGTGGGTCTCCCCCTGCAAAGTTGAATAATAATCTTAGGTTTGgtctgcatgaaaaaaaaaaattttagaAGAATTAGAATTTAAAGGCATGCAGACTACATTTTAACAGATACACTCACCAGGATTTGTTATTGAGGCTGCTCTTCATGAAGGTTAAGGCTCCCTCTGACAGACCAGGGTAACAGCGTCCAAACTGGATCTTCCCCTTCTTGATGTTTCTGTCTTGCTCCCAGCTGTGCTCCGCGTGGAACGGGCTGTCGGCACTCAACCTAGtgaagaacaaaacacacagcgtGTATAACTGAGTAACTATTTTGCAAGGTTTAAAAGagattatatttaaaatgttttcacatagCAGGATTTTAACCTGACAAACATGACCACTTATTTTCTACAGCTAAAAACGCAGCACATGCAGCTGCTCCATCTGTATGTTTGTACTTACATGATGAATGACAGAACTCCAATAGCCCAAACATCAGTTTCAGGCCCGACTCCCTGACCCTCCAGGATTTCCGGAGCTTTAGGAAGGACAatataaactgacaaaaaagacagacacagaacgCTGTTCATAAAGAGTGTGTTACTGGCGATACCACATTCACACAGGAAAAATGACTCAAATcagaaagaaataataaaatggacTTGAGTTTGTTAGGTAATGATAGCTAGGATCAGCTGAGGTGGGTGAAGTTAGGCTGAGTTAtttccatccatcaatccatcctCCGTTAAAGAATGTGTACCTTTGGTGCGGCACTCTGTTGAAGGCCATGACAGTCAAAGGTTTAGTACATTAGAAGAATCAACAACAGTGCAAGCTTTAATATCTTACATAACTTAGTTTGTTTTCTAAAATCAaactctctctctaactctaCCTTTGCTCTCTGACAGGCCGTGGATGTGCTCGATGGTGAGGGGCTGTCCAGGTGTGAAGGACTGAGCCGAACCAAAGTCTACAATCTTCACGTGGTTGCCATCATCCACCAGCATGTTGTCAGACTTCAGGTCCAGGTGGATGATTCGACGACTGTGGAGGTAGTCGACTGCGCTCAGAATCTGAACCAGCAGCTCTGCGACGTGAGTCTCTGCGTACAGATCTCTGAAAGGACaggaacacagacagacatgtttgtTAAGCGTAACTACAGTTTGTGATGGAGTGTCACAAATGGCTACAGGTCACATAAACATAATGTTTTATACATAGGTCTGAGGATTTTAGATTAATTAGAAGTCCTCTGCATTTCACATTGACCAGTTTACATTGACTTGTGTGGATTATCTGAAAGTCACTTCAAAAGGATGTTTCAATTTCATCCACATAGGTCATTAGATGACATTAAATTATTCTCTGGcaaaatctgcatttttcatgaaaaatgtcttgcttatttcagtttttctttttttatttcttgagCTTCCACTTTTGGACTCATGTAGTGATCAGTTCTGCCTGAActaaaatttcatggcaatatGGCTGATCTGGAACAAAATGTTGCCAGACCAACCCCCTGAGATCAGCCAGTTGCTTGGAAAGaacataaaacatgcagaaatctgtgttttttttttgcaaggaTTAAGGACTGTGTTTATTAACTTCTCtgcatccccccccccccatattTATTGTTCCCTTTTgcatgaagacaaacaaaagcttATGTTTGCCACGCCTTCTTCTACCTCGCAGCCAGACTGTAGAGCAGCTCTTTGCCAGGGCAAAGCTCCTCCACTAACACCAGGTAGTGGGTGGTGAGGTAGGCGTTGTGCAGCTGCACCAGGTGCGGGTGATGAAGCCTCCTCAGCAGCTGGTACTCCCTCAGCACTAActgcctctgctctgcctgGTAGGGGGTGATCTTGGCAGCAAACACTTGGCTTGTTTCAACATCTCTACACAGGGTTACTACGCTGAAACGACCCCTGAGAGAGAAGACAGCAGAAGATGGAAAGGTGCAAAGAGAGGCTGCATGGCAAAACTGGTGAGTGGGAAATAAtgggagatttaaaaaaaacaagactgttCTTAAGCTAATGGTCAGTGGAACTAGCTCCAGGCCCTTGTGACTGAGCAGGCACTGAAAATGGATGGGTGATAGTAAGTAAACTCCAGAAGTGTTTTTCTGCCCTActaagaataaaataatattatttcaGAAATATCAGTTTTATCAGACTGTGAAACCTGAAAAGTTACACCCAagtttcaaaatgaaatataaaggaagaaaaatgtaaatgtgtgccatcaaattgaaatgaatGTTACAGTTAATGTAAAGTATTAAGACAACATTTTGGTCATTGTGAACAAAAGGGAAATTACAGCTCCTCCTTTGCTTGTAATCAAGAATCCCACCTGTTGATCTCAGAGAGGAAGTTGTAgttcttttgtgttgtttgtcctTCTGAtccagtgacctttgaccccaagGTCTCAGTCTGGATGAGAGAAACGTGAgtctctgtgcaacaaagcaaacagaggTGAAAATGTTAGAACTCTCCATGTAGTGGCTGATGAATATATGGCATCTCATTGCTTTAAATACTCAGTCCAGTTACATTTACAATGTGTGATCACTGACCAGAGACACTATAATTTagtcatttaattaattaatttacacATCGGCAACAGTAAATATCCAACATCATATCTGAGAGTGTTTTTCTTGCCTTCAGGGTGAGTGGCCATAACAACAGGTGCTGAAGCATCACTGAAAGGTCCTGCTCCTTTCTTGGTGATACAGCCCACCCTGAACACATACGATGCTCCTCTTGGTAAGTCCTTCACTACATAACAGCTGTCTGTCACCTCCTCTGACAGGACCGTCCACTCCCCACCTGTAGAGTGTGAAATCTAACTTACTGCAGGTTTTACTGCTCTTGCTGTAGAGTCAAGCAGCACTGATATTAGTGATATAATACTATaggaaataaaatcaatttaaattaatttgaagatTTGTCCTGTACCAAAACAGTAACTATTAGACTTCAACTGTCTTTTAGCTCCATGAAATTGAAATGATCTTTAATGATGACTGTAAAACATCCAGAGGGTCATTCCAACACTGCACATGCCTGATGAGATATATGTTCCTTATGCAAACAGTGGAAAGACAGTCTTCACTAAATTCAGTTATTGACTGATGGTAGTCCAaaagtgctttttaaaatgtctggatttttaaaaatgctaaatcCATTATTTCAACATAAACACCTATTTGATTCCCTTTGAACAAAAACCACCATTATACATCATACGTcatttgtgtgttgctgtatcATCTCTGTCAACTCACCATCTGTGCAGTACTGCACACAGTAGGTGATGGGGTCATTAGACTGGACTGGTCTCCAAACCAGCAAGACTCCACCCCCATCTAAGTGGAGCACCTCAGCTTTGTTGGGACGGACTGGCAGATCTGAAAATTATGGAGTGAAACAAACTCAACCAGGCTTGTAGCAAAATGATGATAGCAGGCTTTCAGGCTATACATAATCTTTTTCGGtaccttttgtctttttgaatgCAGGTATTTTGAAAGAGGGCAGGATTTTGGAGGTCCTCTTTTTTGGACTCTCAAGACCAGAGCCATGCTCTCTGTCAGGTGGGACAGGAGCTGCTCCCTTTACTATTGGCCCTATTATAATGaacatacaacaacaaaagggaaaaaaccTTAGGCAGGATAAAAGGTACAGTATAAGACTCTTAATATGGAGGCTGCTTAAAACCATTTCGAgtttaaatttgaaataaaattagCATAATCTACAGTAACTCACCTCCTTTACTCACATCCTCCTTACTGGAAGACCTGGAAAACAGCTTGGTCAGGCTAGAGGCTGAAGCTCTCATCTTCTTCCTCAGAGACATGGTGGGTGTATCAGGCTTCATGATCTCTCCTAATGTGGGTCCTAACTCTGCATTCTCCAGCTGAGAGTACGAATGGCCAGTCCAAGACTGCCTGCGGAAGATCTTCAACAGTCCCAGTTTGGGTGACTTTCCCGTAGGCGGTCGGACTTCCAGGGCCGGAGCGGATGCGTGCCTCTGGAGGCCGTGGCCTTCCTTCTTGTCCCTGGACCTGGGAGGTCTCTCTGGAGCCTGGAGAGAGGACAGGCTGGGACTGGGGCTCGGCGTTAGCGATGGCCCCAGCTGCCCTCTGCTGTTTGAGGATAAGTTGGGGTTGGAGCGGGTGCGGTTTCGCGGTGGTGCCTGGGGAAAAGAGTCTCTAGGTTTAACTTCCTGGAATGAAGAAGGGGATGATGAGATCAGAGGCTCACCCTGATCATCGTACCCTTCGCTCTCTCCTGATCTGTATCTTCCTCTGAGATGACCGTGACTCAGTTCCTCATAGGAACCGAGTCTGCTTGAGGACTCTGAGCCACCATGCTCCAAAATAGACGACTCAGCAAGAGACCCCTGGGAGCCGGCAAAGGTATCTCCCTCTGTCGGCTCCCGAGCCAGCCTGGTGCCTTCTGTCTCCAGCGAGTAAGCTTGAGGGAACAGATGTGCCAGTCCCATTTATGGGAGCAACAGAGCCTCTCCTTCTTGTGGGTCGCCGCGGGCTCGGGATGGCCAACAAGTTTCTCCCTGCCACTTCGTCATCTGTGAAATCTTCTTTCAGACTTTGAGAGCCTTCTTCTTCACCCGGTTTCGTGCGCTTGGGCGAGCTGGGAGAGCGACGTGAGTACTCATCAAGGGACCTGCTTCTCCTGTGAGGGGGTATGTTGCTGTGGGTGAGGCCAACTCCGCTGTCAAAGGAACAGGACTTCTGCATCGTGGGCTGGACAGATCCCCGTCTCTGGCCGCGGTTAGTTTCTGTCTCGTCCTCCACGTATTCAATAAGAGGCTCGTTGAGGCGTCCTGAAACGCTTCTCCTGAGTGGTTTGCGGCCTCTCTCCTGCTTTTTGGCCTGGAATTTGTCCCGTAGCGTCATGTGTCTGGCAGACATGGGTGAGAGCTGATGAGAGGTGCTATAGAAAGTGCTTCGGATGACGCTGCCCCGAGGGATACGGCCTCCATCGCTTCCTGAACCCTCATCCCAGTCAGAAAGGTGGAGAGACGGACTGCTGTCTTTACTGAACCTACGCTCCCTCTGAGGTGTCTGTTGGCATGACACATCTGACGACGCCACTGACTGCCTGCTCATACTCCGCTCCAGTACACTCCTTCTACCCACCATCTCCccgtcctcttcctcccctagtgtcatttcctcctcttcttcttcatccagGTGAAGTTTGGCAAAAGGCTCAGGGATCTGTGCTCTCTCCATTAAAGGATCATAATCttcctccgtctcctcctcctcctcagtcgGGCTGTAGTGCTGGAAAAAGTCCCAAGAGTCAGCTTCATCGTACTCAGATGATGAGCCGCTGCTCAGAGAGGTGCTGCTGTGCTCCTGGAGTTCCCGAGGCACTGTCACTGCAGTGTCTCTGAGGGGAGCGTCCAACAGCTCGGGGACAGGCCTCAACGTGAGAACTGACCCAATGCAGGTCAAAGAACGCTGGGAAGATACAGGGGAAGATCGTGCTAAAGACATATGTAGACAATAAGTTTTCTCTTCAGTAAATTCTTACAACTGTCAATTCAACTCACACAAGATTTTAAATTTAGCAGAAACCAGTTAGTTTCAATAAATGATGCAAGAGTGGTGACTCACCTGCCATTTTGTCTTTGAGATAAATACTTTCAAACTCCTTGTGTTGATTTCGTCAGTGTCTTCTCCTGCATGTTCGTCCTGAACACATTTACAACGATCAGTTGCGATAAGTTACATCATTTTGTTTCTGAATACAACAAAGCTTGATTGTGTTGCATTTCCTCTCACCTGGAACCATTCATGGCTCAAGCACTCGAAGGCAGACGGTCGCTTCCTGGGTAAAGGAAAATAGGAAGTGCTCAGACGTGTGCTAAGTTGCACCTGAAACCACATCTAACAGTGTTGGCAGGGTGCACTGGCAACTTGAGTGCACCGCTACATCTCTGCAGCTATGTGAGAAGCAGCCAGTGTAGTtcagcaaaaatacatttgatatcAACATCAAGAGAAACTGATGTTTATTTTGCTCTAATGTGATTAGTGTGATTTGAAGAGTCAGAACTGGCATTGATATTGCTGATGCAAAAAGACTTCTTTATGCTTATTTCTCACACAAAATGGGATTGTGTGTCATTTGCTCAAAGTTCACATATCTTTGGTCATTATTGTTTGATGTATGACTGATTTGATATGTGGTGGTCTCAGCACAGAAAATAGGTCTCCTACTCTGGATCTGGTTGAAGGACCAAGTGGAGAAAGTTCTGG from the Lates calcarifer isolate ASB-BC8 linkage group LG17, TLL_Latcal_v3, whole genome shotgun sequence genome contains:
- the guk1b gene encoding guanylate kinase 1b, with amino-acid sequence MSGPRPVVLSGPSGAGKSTLMKRLMKEHEGIFGFSVSHTTRNPRPGEEDGKDYHFTTREAMQRGIDNGDFIENAEFSGNMYGTSKSAIEDVQAKNLICILDVDIQGVKRIKQTDLNPIYISIQPPSMEILEKRLRDRQTETEESLQKRLEAARIDMELSKEPGVFDVVIINDDLERAYEELKDILDEEIKKVQEAKS